The proteins below are encoded in one region of Diorhabda carinulata isolate Delta chromosome 3, icDioCari1.1, whole genome shotgun sequence:
- the LOC130891550 gene encoding facilitated trehalose transporter Tret1-like, with the protein MGLREKINYAYIVTFCGNLLALTGDTTLTWSSPILPKLNSNDSSVNPLGSPITTNQESWIGSLQYIGAMAGILPFSTLADLVGRKPVLLFLAVPHIFSFMFFAFATDINLYYVGRFLGGVSLSSVYIVLPMYVAEIAEDSYRGLLLVSYSTFASFGDLLPYVLGPYLPVGWFNIVLAIFPITFFIFFLLMAPESPYYFVNKDDDRAERILRRLRRRKENYKAADEIQEIKLEKSRNQQGDIWNTLRKKYVIKGFLVALGLSSFQQLSGLGAILAYTEHIFQSAGTNIPAEISAIIVGFVLFLASFGGPLIVDKKGRKFLLLVSSIGCIVSQVILGLYFYLQDNSDSSLENWGWIPIACLITYVITFNVGFGPLPFTITSEVLPSNVKFYLATVTGFTGWLMSFIVTKFFNNLNESLGRGGTFWLFAGFCLCALIFIIFVVPETKGKSFQEIQIILDR; encoded by the exons ATGGGACTTAGAGAAAAAATCAACTATGCCTATATTGTGACATTTTGTG GTAATCTTCTGGCTCTTACTGGAGACACAACGCTGACATGGTCTTCACCAATTTTGCCAAAATTAAATTCGAATGATTCCAGTGTGAATCCCTTAGGCAGCCCTATAACGACCAATCAAGAATCTTGGATAGGATCATTACAATATATTGGTGCAATGGCTGGTATTTTACCATTTTCAACTTTGGCAGATTTAGTGGGAAGAAAACCGGTTCTACTATTCTTGGCAGTACCGcatatattttcctttatgtTTTTTGCTTTTGCCActgatataaatttatattatgtgGGTCGTTTCTTAGGTGGCGTGTCTCTATCTTCAGTTTATATAGTTCTTCCTATGTATGTTGCTGAAATAGCAGAAGATTCATATAGAGGACTCTTATTAGTATCTTACAGTACCTTTGCTAGTTTTGGGGATTTACTTCCTTATGTGCTAGGTCCTTATTTGCCAGTAGGTTGGTTTAATATAGTTTTAGCCATTTTTCCTATAAcctttttcatctttttcttaTTGATGGCACCCGAAAGTccatattattttgttaataaagatgatgatagaGCTGAAAGGATTCTTAGGAggttaagaagaagaaaagaaaattataaagcTGCTGATGAAATTCAAGAAATTAAGTTGGAAAAATCTCGAAATCAACAGGGTGATATATGGAATACTTTAAGGAAAAAATACGTTATAAAAGGTTTCTTGGTAGCACTAGGTTTAAGTAGTTTTCAACAATTATCGGGTTTAGGTGCCATTCTGGCTTACACTGAACATATTTTTCAGTCGGCTGGTACAAACATACCAGCTGAAATTTCTGCAATAATTGTAGGATTTGTCCTCTTTTTAGCTAGCTTCGGAGGACCCTTGATTGTGGATAAAAAAGGCAGAAAGTTCCTTTTACTAGTTTCATCAATAGGCTGCATTGTTTCACAAGTAATTTTAGGCCTATATTTTTACTTACAAGATAATAGCGATAGTTCCCTAGAAAACTGGGGTTGGATACCGATCGCTTGTTTAATAACATACGTCATTACATTCAATGTTGGATTCGGCCCATTACCATTCACCATTACTTCAGAAGTATTACCTTCGAACGTTAAATTTTACTTAGCTACAGTTACTGGATTCACTGGGTGGTTAATGTCGTTTAtagttacaaaattttttaacaaccTGAACGAATCATTGGGTAGAGGAGGTACTTTCTGGTTATTTGCAGGTTTTTGTTTATGTGcactcatttttattatttttgttgtaccTGAGACAAAAGGAAAGAGTTTTCAAGAAATACAGATTATTTTGGATaggtga